CGCCGCGGCGTCCCGCGCCGCGGCCACGGGATCCACGACGGCGACAACTTCCGCCCCCGGGATCGACCGGGCATAGTTGCGCCCGTGCACCATCCCGGCCCGTCCTGCTCCCACCAGACAGATCCGGACCCGCTCCATCGCGGTCTCACCCCGCTACCAGACCGTAGCCCCCGCTGACCCCGACGACGGCGCCGGTCACGAACGAGGCCTGGGGAGAGGCCAGAAAGGCGATCACCTCCGCCACCTCCTCCGGCCGTCCCAGACGTCCCAGCGGGACCACAGAGACAAGCCGATCGGCCGCAGCCTCCCCGCCGAGCATGGCGGTCTGGATCTTGCCGGGAGTGACGGCGTTGACCCGGATGCCGGACGGGGCGAGTTCGCGCGCCAAGGCGCGCGTGAAGGCCACCAGCCCGCCCTTCGCCGCCGCATAGTGCACGCCGGAGGTCCCCCCGGTGAGGGCGGCGGTGGAGGCCACGTTGACGATCGCCGGCTGAGGACTTCGGCGCAGCCAGGGCAGGGCGGCCCGGACGCAGAGAAAGGCGCCGGTGAGGTGGACAGCCAGCATCCGGCTCCACCGCTCCACGCTGAGGGATTCCACCGGCCCCGGATCGTAGTGCCCGGCGTTGTTGACGAGCACGTCCAGCCGGCCCCAGCGGGCGGTGAGGGTGGCCACCATCTCCTCGACCTCCTGCGGGTCGCTCACATCGGCGCGCACGACGAGGGTTTCTCCGCCCAGGGCGGCAATCGTTCCGGCCACGCTGCGCGCGGCAGTCTCGTCGCGCGACCAGTTCACGGCGATCCGGAATCCGCGGCGCGCCAAGGCCACCGCCGTGGCCGCTCCGATCCCGCGTGACCCCCCGGTCACCAGCGCCACCGGCGGCCCGGAGACCCTCGCCTCTGAATCTGCTGCCGTCCGCATCCCGGGACGTTCCTCAGGGCTCCAGCCAGATCGAGTAGCGGTAGCGGTCAGCGCGATAGAAGCCCTCGACATATTCCGCCGCCCGGCCGTCGTCGGCGAACAGCGTCCGCCGCAGGACCAGCACGGGACTGCCGCGCGGAACGTTGAGCTCCCGGGCCAGGCGACTCCCGGCGCGCCCCGCCTCGATGTACTGGAACGCCTTGGCGAACTTCACCCCCGCCTCCGTCAACATCTCATAGAGCGATCCGGAGAAGTCTTCCCGGCCGGTCAGGCCGATCCAGCGCGGCAGGTGGGAGAACGTCACCGCG
The nucleotide sequence above comes from Armatimonadota bacterium. Encoded proteins:
- a CDS encoding SDR family NAD(P)-dependent oxidoreductase; this encodes MTGGSRGIGAATAVALARRGFRIAVNWSRDETAARSVAGTIAALGGETLVVRADVSDPQEVEEMVATLTARWGRLDVLVNNAGHYDPGPVESLSVERWSRMLAVHLTGAFLCVRAALPWLRRSPQPAIVNVASTAALTGGTSGVHYAAAKGGLVAFTRALARELAPSGIRVNAVTPGKIQTAMLGGEAAADRLVSVVPLGRLGRPEEVAEVIAFLASPQASFVTGAVVGVSGGYGLVAG